Proteins encoded in a region of the Vicia villosa cultivar HV-30 ecotype Madison, WI unplaced genomic scaffold, Vvil1.0 ctg.003867F_1_1, whole genome shotgun sequence genome:
- the LOC131641587 gene encoding protein FAR1-RELATED SEQUENCE 5-like has product MDEIPSSTNVTQDVGSISDENKESWQHFVFHDLSSIKDFYAKYAHEKGFSVRRILHSFFDSRNKKTDIVQYIRYVCNKHGFKHGSRADPKNKTNSDTPVLIEYQKQKELPEERTGCPASISLKYDSNVKGYHIYKWNVTHNHPFHKPEHSHYLRSAREISEPQKQLAIINSKSGMSVRSSFQVMRQIAGGSKNLGYCFQDLKNFLTTVRQKEMVIGDATIIQEYLRNEALRNPSFYYDIQVDSEENIASIFWSDAIMQQDYELFGDLISFDTTYRTNTEYRPLAPFLGFDNHRKSVLFGCALLYDETSASFDWLFTTFLKCMKNEKPITIYTDQASALMKSVPNIFPDVFHGLCSWHMGENAKSNLGSRCNGAFLDELHHLVSNVDDEAEFDFNWNKMLQNCFGGKATSEFTWLVQIHRNRTQWSSAWVKSYFTAGLKTTQLSESFNAFLRHFLQPDHSLVQFFIHFNVMVEKMRDNHADCDFKAANTRPRNNYPNSQLMRSVVAKYTPASFAFIHKQYDLSFKYYYEEDMSRSSISNRVFKVFTIQLVRDADEMDFDNDAAANVYMSVEEVPENLLPNDQDPLRLDERVVTVDIGNKIFTCTCRMFENRGFLCRHVFKILDFLGSSVQYQSLKSIPDHYILKRWTKGIRPSLDALKPISIGGIQDTTFAQRYQQASGVMLQIITRVCMDPDACQFFLNAAIECGKQAEELIVAKGVSGQPSSSRSASCKDTSVAEPLVVDSSVKKFKKRPNPIRAKKRLKSDYELARERQRFIAQRKKQKKEDDAAKLALTITNVD; this is encoded by the exons ATGGATGAGATACCGTCTTCCACAAATGTCACTCAAGATGTTGGTTCAATCTCCGATGAAAATAAAGAATCGTGGCAACATTTTGTCTTCCACGACCTTTCATCAATCAAGGATTTCTATGCTAAATACGCTCATGAAAAGGGATTTAGCGTGAGAAgaattttgcactccttctttgATTCTCGTAACAAAAAAACGGACATTGTGCAATATATCCGTTATGTTTGTAACAAGCATGGTTTCAAGCACGGAAGTCGAGCGGATCCTAAGAACAAGACAAACTCGGATACTCCTGTTCTCATTGAATATCAGAAACAAAAAGAACTTCCCGAGGAAAGGACTGGTTGCCCAGCTAGTATTTCGTTGAAGTATGATTCCAATGTTAAAGGTTATCACATATACAAATGGAATGTTACTCATAACCACCCTTTCCATAAACCCGAGCATTCGCATTACTTGAGATCGGCTCGAGAGATTAGTGAGCCTCAAAAACAACTTGCTATAATAAATTCAAAATCAGGCATGTCTGTAAGATCCTCCTTTCAAGTTATGCGTCAAATAGCTGGTGGTTCAAAGAACCTTGGGTATTGCTTCCAAGATTTAAAGAACTTTCTCACCACTGTTCGACAAAAGGAAATGGTTATTGGTGATGCAACTATTATCCAAGAATATCTTAGAAACGAAGCTTTGAGGAACCCATCATTTTATTATGATAtccaagtagattctgaagagaaCATAGCTAGTATTTTCTGGTCAGATGCAATCATGCAGCAAGACTATGAATTATTTGGTGATCTCATCAGTTTCGACACAACTTATCGAACAAATACGGAGTATCGCCCATTAG CTCCGTTTCTTGGATTTGACAACCACCGTAAGAGTGTATTATTTGGTTGTGCCCTGCTCTACGATGAGACTTCAGCAAGTTTTGATTGGTTGTTTACCACTTTCCTGAAGTGCATGAAAAATGAGAAACCCATTACAATTTATACAGACCAAGCTTCTGCTTTGATGAAGTCAGTTCCAAACATCTTCCCCGATGTCTTCcatgggttgtgttcttggcacaTGGGGGAGAATGCAAAGTCCAACTTAGGCTCTCGTtgcaatggtgcatttcttgacgaACTACATCACTTGGTTTCGAATGTTGATGATGAGGCAGAGTTTGACTTCAATTGGAATAAGATGCTTCAAAATTGTTTTGGTGGTAAAGCCACTTCTGAATTTACTTGGCTTGTCCAGATTCATCGTAATCGTACTCAATGGTCTTCTGCTTGGGTGAAATCATACTTCACTGCCGGTTTGAAGACCACACAGTTAAGCGAGTCGTTCAATGCCTTTCTTCGCCACTTTCTTCAGCCAGACCACTCACTTGTGcaattctttatccatttcaatGTTATGGTTGAGAAAATGCGAGATAATCATGCTGATTGTGATTTCAAGGCTGCCAATACTAGGCCAAGAAACAATTATCCCAACAGCCAACTCATGAGGTCCGTTGTCGCCAAGTATACTCCAGCAtcgtttgcattcattcacaagCAATATGATCTTTCTTTCAAATATTATTATGAGGAGGACATGTCAAGAAGTTCAATTTCTAATAGAGTTTTCAAAGTGTTCACAATTCAACTTGTTCGTGATGCCGATGAGATGGATTTTGATAATGATGCCGCTGCGAATGTTTATATGTCGGTCGAAGAAGTTCCAGAAAACCTTCTTCCTAATGATCAAGATCCTTTGCGACTTGATGAGAGGGTTGTTACGGTAGATATTGGGAACAAGATTTTTACTTGTACCTGTCGGATGTTCGAGAACCGGGGATTCTTATGTCGCCATGTTTTCAAGATATTAGACTTCTTAGGGAGTTCTGTCCAATACCAGTCCTTGAAGTCCATACCTGACCACTACATATTGAAGCGTTGGACTAAAGGAATTCGTCCATCCCTTGATGCTTTAAAACCCATCAGTATTGGAGGTATTCAAGATACTACTTTTGCACAAAGATATCAACAAGCTTCTGGTGTTATGCTTCAGATTATAACCCGTGTTTGCATGGACCCTGATGCGTGCCAATTTTTTCTTAATGCTGCAATTGAATGTGGGAAGCAAGCGGAAGAGTTGATTGTTGCTAAAGGTGTTTCCGGTCAACCTTCATCTTCCAGGTCTGCATCTTGCAAAGATACTAGTGTTGCTGAACCTCTTGTAGTTGATTCTAGTGTAAAAAAGTTCAAAAAGAGACCCAATCCAATCAGGGCTAAGAAACGGCTCAAAAGTGATTATGAGTTAGCTAGGGAGAGACAAAGATTCATCGCACAGcggaagaaacaaaagaaagaagatgATGCTGCAAAATTAGCTTTAACAATCACCAATGTTGATtga